A stretch of Actinomycetota bacterium DNA encodes these proteins:
- a CDS encoding HEPN domain-containing protein → MRERPLPRPRGRPEGLASPERPCRIPYCGIVDLGNGEGDRRWRNWISRRSCAAKALKAYLYPKLEEPDVFRTHSVAELIEAAVKVDPVFSRAKRSKSLDAYYIPTRHPDSLPGGVPSRFYDDPIEAEEAGNLARQVIETVKATFPGGA, encoded by the coding sequence GTGCGCGAAAGGCCTCTTCCTAGGCCGAGGGGACGGCCCGAAGGCCTCGCGTCCCCGGAGCGCCCGTGCCGGATACCATATTGTGGTATCGTAGATCTCGGGAACGGAGAAGGGGATCGGAGATGGCGAAACTGGATATCGAGGAGATCGTGCGCCGCAAAGGCACTCAAGGCTTACCTGTATCCGAAGCTGGAGGAGCCCGACGTCTTCAGGACCCACTCGGTGGCTGAGCTGATTGAGGCGGCCGTGAAAGTGGACCCCGTTTTCTCCCGCGCTAAGAGATCCAAATCTTTGGATGCCTATTATATCCCCACGCGGCATCCCGACAGCCTCCCCGGCGGTGTTCCGTCCCGGTTCTACGACGATCCCATCGAAGCCGAGGAGGCGGGCAATCTGGCCAGGCAGGTCATCGAGACGGTTAAAGCAACCTTCCCCGGCGGCGCATAG
- a CDS encoding IPT/TIG domain-containing protein, producing the protein MMKRMWRLGVALAALLTLAAAFLAGCGKSAAKPQISSLDPVSGPPGSEVVIKGSGFGSSQGTGVVFFSGRQVEVVAWADTVITVKLPADMAEAAYGVKVETEKGASNEVEFKVTGTPAAGPRITSLEPERGRSGDEVVIKGTGFGKEQGSGKVLFGTGTAEVKKWSDTSITIVVPPNLGPNTYGVTVKNDAGKSNEAIFKIGSDEDKMAEQKQAVIDYLQAQGQSTAGSEQWKVTLVKRSAQNPNWEVVKVEVPGGKSFEAVLIMNNMLGGWECLKTGEPPWTGIDFKGEPIPSDIEKT; encoded by the coding sequence ATGATGAAGAGGATGTGGCGCTTGGGAGTGGCGCTTGCGGCTCTCTTGACGCTGGCCGCTGCGTTCCTCGCCGGCTGCGGCAAGTCCGCTGCGAAGCCGCAGATCAGCTCCCTGGACCCGGTGAGCGGGCCGCCGGGGAGCGAGGTGGTCATCAAGGGGTCCGGGTTCGGGTCCTCGCAGGGGACGGGGGTGGTCTTCTTCAGCGGCAGGCAGGTGGAGGTGGTGGCGTGGGCCGACACCGTGATCACGGTGAAGCTTCCCGCGGACATGGCCGAGGCCGCCTACGGAGTCAAGGTGGAGACGGAAAAGGGCGCCAGCAACGAGGTGGAGTTCAAGGTCACGGGAACGCCCGCCGCGGGCCCCAGGATAACCTCGCTGGAGCCGGAGAGGGGCAGATCCGGCGACGAGGTGGTCATCAAGGGCACGGGGTTCGGAAAGGAGCAGGGCAGCGGCAAGGTCCTCTTCGGCACCGGGACCGCGGAGGTCAAGAAGTGGTCGGATACCTCCATCACCATCGTGGTGCCTCCCAATCTGGGGCCGAACACCTACGGGGTCACGGTGAAGAACGATGCCGGAAAGAGCAACGAGGCCATCTTCAAGATCGGCAGCGACGAGGACAAGATGGCGGAGCAGAAGCAGGCGGTCATCGACTACCTCCAGGCGCAGGGACAGTCCACGGCTGGCTCCGAGCAGTGGAAGGTGACCCTGGTCAAGCGCAGCGCCCAGAACCCCAACTGGGAAGTGGTGAAGGTGGAGGTGCCGGGAGGAAAATCCTTCGAGGCCGTGCTGATCATGAACAACATGCTGGGGGGCTGGGAATGCCTGAAGACCGGCGAGCCCCCCTGGACGGGGATCGATTTCAAGGGCGAACCCATACCCTCGGACATCGAGAAGACCTGA
- a CDS encoding divergent polysaccharide deacetylase family protein — MEDNEFHVDMREVLARRRRLRRRRRLRRTVVVAACMALLAAALVLSPWGPARGLFFSEQGVEGGLDREEQAAAEGNGAVVTPAAAEEEAEGGGREGGATPEEPPRREKASVASPPTVAIVVDDTGGDVTNLERWLAVGAPVTFAVMPHCQASASTAERLCAAGYRIMMHIPTENDPPNSFSGTGQLAVGMSRDTVFATVDGDLATVPHVTGINNHQGGRGCNDHQLMNYMCQWARERGLFVVDSDSSTHSQVTRAAQELGFPRRRNQVFIDHHNEPYTIREAMRRLARIARQDGTAIGICHFHRPNTPSVVGEMVRTLRAEGINFAFVEDIHN, encoded by the coding sequence ATGGAGGACAACGAGTTCCACGTGGACATGCGGGAGGTGCTGGCGCGGCGCAGGCGCCTGCGCAGGCGGAGGAGGCTCAGGCGGACCGTGGTGGTTGCCGCCTGCATGGCGCTCTTAGCGGCGGCCTTGGTCCTCTCTCCCTGGGGGCCGGCAAGGGGTCTGTTTTTCTCGGAGCAGGGGGTTGAGGGAGGCCTTGACCGGGAGGAGCAGGCCGCCGCGGAGGGCAACGGGGCCGTGGTGACGCCCGCGGCGGCGGAGGAAGAGGCGGAAGGCGGAGGCCGGGAGGGAGGCGCGACCCCGGAGGAGCCGCCGAGGAGGGAGAAGGCCTCGGTCGCCAGCCCGCCCACCGTGGCCATCGTGGTGGACGATACGGGGGGAGACGTGACCAACCTGGAGCGCTGGCTGGCCGTCGGAGCCCCCGTAACCTTCGCGGTTATGCCCCACTGCCAGGCCTCCGCCTCCACGGCGGAGCGCCTGTGCGCCGCGGGATACCGCATCATGATGCACATCCCCACCGAGAACGACCCCCCCAACTCCTTCTCGGGAACCGGGCAGCTCGCGGTGGGGATGAGCCGCGACACGGTGTTCGCCACCGTGGACGGAGACCTGGCCACGGTGCCCCACGTGACGGGCATCAACAACCACCAGGGCGGCAGGGGCTGCAACGACCACCAGCTCATGAACTACATGTGCCAGTGGGCCAGGGAACGCGGCCTCTTCGTGGTGGACAGCGACAGCTCCACCCACAGCCAGGTCACCAGGGCTGCTCAGGAGCTGGGTTTCCCCCGGCGCAGGAACCAGGTGTTCATCGACCACCACAACGAGCCCTACACCATAAGGGAGGCCATGCGCCGCCTGGCGCGCATAGCGCGTCAGGACGGCACGGCCATAGGCATATGCCACTTCCACCGCCCCAACACGCCCTCGGTGGTGGGGGAGATGGTAAGGACGCTGCGTGCCGAGGGCATCAATTTCGCCTTCGTGGAGGACATCCACAACTGA
- a CDS encoding class I SAM-dependent methyltransferase — protein sequence MKVEEYRRQRAVEDRHWWYLGHRRLFSSLLESYCPDAPRGRVLDAGCGTGGFTCWLRDRYRPRRLVGVDVSEEALRFCRERGLEELRCCGVEELPFAGDRFDLVVSFNVIYHRAVSDDLAALREMARVLAPEGWLLLNLPALALLRGRHDEAVDGARRYRARQVREMLTASGLEPVKVTYFVFTLLPAIAAFRLASRMDGRPAIRADRSPSPNPYGLLRPSSDLWMPPPPLNAALTSLLGLEARAASRFCLPLGSSLVALSRKVAR from the coding sequence TTGAAGGTCGAAGAATACCGCCGCCAGCGCGCGGTTGAGGACAGGCACTGGTGGTACCTGGGCCACCGCCGACTCTTCTCTTCGCTCCTCGAAAGTTACTGTCCGGACGCGCCGCGGGGCCGGGTGCTCGACGCGGGATGCGGAACGGGTGGCTTTACGTGCTGGCTGCGTGATCGCTACCGGCCCCGCCGGCTGGTGGGCGTGGACGTCAGCGAGGAGGCCCTGCGCTTCTGCCGGGAGCGCGGCCTGGAGGAACTGCGCTGTTGCGGGGTGGAGGAGCTCCCCTTCGCCGGCGACCGTTTCGATCTGGTGGTCTCCTTCAACGTGATCTACCACCGCGCGGTGAGCGACGACCTCGCGGCCCTGCGCGAGATGGCCAGGGTCCTTGCCCCCGAAGGATGGCTGCTGTTGAACCTCCCCGCCCTTGCCCTCCTCCGCGGCAGACACGACGAGGCGGTGGATGGGGCTAGGCGTTATCGCGCCAGACAGGTACGAGAGATGCTCACCGCGTCAGGGCTCGAACCGGTGAAGGTCACTTACTTCGTCTTCACCCTGCTGCCAGCCATCGCGGCCTTCCGCCTCGCGAGCAGGATGGACGGAAGACCGGCGATCCGCGCGGACCGCTCTCCCTCCCCCAATCCTTACGGCCTCCTTCGACCTTCCTCCGATCTGTGGATGCCTCCGCCACCCCTGAACGCCGCCCTGACCTCCCTGCTCGGCCTCGAGGCTCGCGCCGCCTCCCGCTTTTGTCTGCCCCTGGGAAGCTCCCTCGTCGCCTTGTCTCGGAAGGTAGCCCGATAG
- a CDS encoding glutamate--tRNA ligase: MRLRFAPSPTGYLHVGGARTALFNWLLARRSGGSFILRIEDTDLTRSTEEAIEAIVRDLRWLGLDWDEGPEVGGEHWPYRQTGRVNLYRRAAEELLKRGAAYRCFCLPDELAERREAAVREGRSPMYDRRCRSIPAEESQEMARDGKPFALRFAVPEGETVVRDLIRGEIRFRNREIEDFVLLRNDGSPTYNLAVVVDDLDMRITHVVRGDDHLSNTPKQILLYRALEAEEPAFAHLPMIVGRDGKPLSKRHGDVAVGSFQERGFLPEAMVNFLALLGWSLDDSTTLMDRETIIAGFSLERVSSKPAVWDDEKLLWMNSQYVMAMEDEELARALMPFLARAGLAEENDPVTLERMRRIAPLVRERIKVLADALPLVAFFFREVEVEEDARELLRGEENRAILRETGRRLLELESFDASSLEATLRAMAEEMGLKARKAFQPVRAAISGSKVSPPLFESMEILGRETCLRRIARALDGVGEE, translated from the coding sequence TTGCGCCTGCGTTTCGCACCCAGCCCGACGGGATACCTCCACGTGGGAGGAGCGCGCACCGCGCTCTTCAACTGGCTGCTGGCACGCCGCTCCGGGGGCTCCTTCATCCTGCGCATAGAAGATACCGACCTCACGCGCTCCACCGAGGAGGCCATCGAGGCCATCGTGCGGGATCTGCGCTGGCTCGGACTGGACTGGGACGAGGGTCCCGAGGTGGGAGGGGAGCACTGGCCTTACCGTCAGACGGGCCGCGTGAACCTCTACCGCCGAGCGGCCGAGGAGCTCCTCAAGAGGGGCGCCGCATACCGCTGCTTCTGCCTGCCCGACGAGCTGGCGGAGCGGCGAGAGGCGGCGGTCAGGGAGGGCAGGAGCCCCATGTACGACCGGCGCTGCCGTTCCATCCCCGCGGAGGAGTCCCAGGAGATGGCCAGGGACGGCAAGCCCTTCGCGCTGCGTTTCGCGGTCCCGGAGGGGGAGACGGTGGTCCGGGACCTCATCCGGGGCGAGATCCGTTTCCGCAACCGGGAGATAGAGGACTTCGTGCTCCTGCGCAACGACGGCTCCCCCACCTACAACCTGGCGGTGGTGGTCGATGATCTGGACATGCGCATCACCCACGTGGTGCGCGGAGACGACCATCTCTCCAACACTCCCAAGCAGATCCTACTCTACCGTGCCCTGGAGGCGGAGGAGCCGGCCTTCGCCCACCTGCCCATGATCGTGGGTAGGGACGGAAAGCCCCTCTCCAAGCGTCACGGGGACGTGGCGGTGGGTAGTTTCCAGGAAAGGGGATTCCTGCCCGAGGCCATGGTGAACTTCCTCGCCCTGCTGGGATGGTCTCTGGACGACTCCACCACCCTCATGGACCGGGAGACGATCATCGCCGGTTTCAGCCTGGAGCGGGTGAGCTCCAAGCCCGCGGTATGGGACGACGAGAAGCTCCTGTGGATGAACTCCCAGTACGTCATGGCCATGGAGGATGAAGAGCTGGCGCGGGCCCTCATGCCCTTCCTAGCCCGGGCGGGACTGGCGGAGGAGAACGACCCCGTAACCCTGGAGAGGATGCGGCGCATCGCGCCCCTGGTGCGCGAGCGCATCAAGGTGCTCGCCGACGCGCTGCCGCTGGTTGCGTTCTTCTTCCGGGAGGTGGAGGTGGAGGAGGACGCGCGCGAGCTGCTCAGGGGAGAGGAGAACCGGGCCATCCTGAGGGAGACGGGCAGGAGGCTCCTGGAGCTGGAGAGCTTCGACGCCTCCTCCCTGGAGGCGACCCTGCGCGCCATGGCGGAGGAGATGGGCCTGAAGGCCCGCAAGGCCTTCCAGCCGGTGCGCGCCGCCATCAGCGGGAGCAAGGTCAGCCCGCCTCTTTTCGAGTCCATGGAGATCCTGGGGAGGGAGACATGCCTGCGTCGCATCGCCAGGGCCCTGGACGGGGTAGGAGAGGAGTAG
- a CDS encoding SRPBCC family protein — MKTVEASVHAQAPIDRVFDLMIDTEGCPAWLKGASRARLLEEGSAARYGVGAVRSIRLSGITFVEEIVKYDPPHSFEYKVKKSTLPMKHELGRMEFTRSGEGTDVRWISRARGKHIGRLLEPVVGRAMTKSHQDILEQAKAALES; from the coding sequence ATGAAGACAGTGGAGGCAAGCGTCCATGCCCAAGCTCCGATCGATCGCGTATTCGATCTCATGATCGATACCGAAGGCTGCCCGGCATGGTTGAAGGGTGCGAGCAGGGCGAGACTGCTCGAGGAGGGGAGCGCTGCTAGATACGGGGTAGGCGCGGTCAGGAGCATCCGCCTATCCGGCATCACCTTCGTCGAGGAGATCGTGAAATACGATCCGCCTCACTCATTCGAATACAAGGTCAAGAAAAGCACCCTGCCGATGAAGCACGAGCTGGGCCGCATGGAATTCACTCGCAGCGGGGAGGGCACGGACGTCCGCTGGATAAGCCGCGCCAGGGGCAAGCACATCGGGCGCCTGCTTGAACCCGTAGTGGGCCGCGCGATGACCAAGAGCCACCAGGATATCCTGGAACAGGCGAAAGCGGCGCTTGAGTCTTGA
- a CDS encoding YhdH/YhfP family quinone oxidoreductase, which produces MENKSFKALVVREGEDKSFTRAIETRNIEDLPPGDVVIRVRYSSVNYKDALSASGNRGVTRNYPHTPGIDAAGTVEEDASGRFSPGEEVLVTGYDLGMNTSGGLAEYIRVPADWVVRLPAGLTLRESMIYGTAGFTAALSVLKLTEAGVTPDAGEVLVTGATGGVGSLAMRILAKIGFQVTAAAGIMDEAELSEYEARLKALGASRVIPASEVDDTSGKLLLKGIWPNAVDTVGGNILATVVKSTAYGGVVTTCGNAAGHELDLNVYPFILRGVSLLGVDSVECPMEPRLKVWEKLAGEWKLDNLEEMTTEVTLDGVEERIRLLLDKRSKGRTLVRL; this is translated from the coding sequence ATGGAGAACAAGTCTTTCAAGGCCCTGGTGGTACGTGAAGGGGAGGACAAGTCCTTCACCCGCGCCATAGAGACCAGGAACATCGAGGACCTGCCGCCCGGCGACGTGGTGATCCGGGTCCGCTACAGCTCCGTCAATTACAAGGACGCCCTCTCCGCCAGCGGCAACCGCGGCGTCACCCGGAACTACCCCCACACCCCCGGCATCGACGCAGCGGGCACGGTGGAGGAGGACGCCAGCGGGCGTTTCTCCCCCGGTGAGGAGGTGCTGGTCACGGGGTACGACCTGGGCATGAACACCTCCGGCGGGTTGGCGGAGTACATCCGCGTGCCCGCGGACTGGGTGGTGAGGCTGCCGGCGGGACTCACCCTGCGCGAGTCCATGATCTACGGTACCGCCGGGTTCACCGCCGCCCTCTCCGTGCTCAAGCTGACCGAGGCCGGGGTAACGCCCGATGCCGGAGAGGTGCTGGTCACCGGGGCCACGGGGGGCGTGGGCTCCCTCGCCATGCGCATCCTGGCCAAGATCGGGTTCCAGGTGACAGCGGCCGCCGGTATCATGGACGAGGCGGAGCTCTCCGAGTACGAGGCCAGGCTCAAGGCCCTGGGCGCTTCCCGCGTCATACCCGCCTCTGAGGTGGACGACACCTCGGGCAAGCTCCTGCTCAAGGGCATCTGGCCCAACGCCGTGGACACCGTGGGCGGCAACATCCTGGCCACGGTGGTCAAGTCCACCGCCTACGGCGGGGTGGTGACCACCTGCGGCAACGCCGCCGGACACGAGCTGGACCTCAACGTCTATCCCTTCATCCTACGCGGCGTGAGCCTTTTGGGCGTGGACTCGGTGGAATGCCCCATGGAGCCGCGCCTCAAGGTGTGGGAGAAGCTGGCGGGGGAGTGGAAGCTCGACAACCTCGAGGAGATGACCACCGAGGTCACCCTGGACGGGGTGGAGGAGAGGATAAGGCTGCTCCTGGACAAGCGCTCCAAGGGCCGCACCCTGGTCAGGCTCTGA
- the zupT gene encoding zinc transporter ZupT, with protein sequence MDVNVGWALLITAAAGLSTTFGSLLALWLENPGPRFISMTLGFSAGVMLLVSFVELLASSREYLGLGPALLGFFAGMAFMFAVDALIPHEYFAEKIGAPAEESREMYRTGVLVALGIGIHNFPEGMATFAGSLQDLRLGLAIAVAIAIHNIPEGMAVSTPVYLATGSRRKAFWWSFLSGAAEPAGAAVAAAALVRHINETVLGWVLAAVAGIMVYISLDELIPASREYGMDAHAMLGVTAGMAVMALSLWLL encoded by the coding sequence ATGGACGTCAACGTTGGCTGGGCTCTGCTCATCACCGCCGCCGCGGGGCTGTCCACCACCTTCGGCAGCCTGCTCGCCCTGTGGCTCGAGAACCCCGGCCCGCGTTTCATCAGTATGACCCTGGGCTTCTCCGCGGGGGTGATGCTGCTGGTATCCTTCGTCGAGCTGCTGGCATCAAGCCGGGAATACCTGGGCCTGGGCCCCGCCCTCCTGGGCTTCTTCGCCGGGATGGCCTTCATGTTCGCCGTGGACGCCCTCATCCCCCACGAATATTTCGCGGAGAAGATCGGCGCTCCCGCGGAGGAGAGCCGCGAGATGTACCGCACCGGCGTACTGGTGGCCCTGGGCATCGGCATCCACAACTTCCCGGAGGGAATGGCCACCTTCGCGGGCTCCCTGCAGGACCTGCGGCTCGGGCTGGCCATCGCCGTCGCCATCGCCATCCACAACATCCCCGAGGGGATGGCGGTCTCCACGCCCGTCTACCTGGCGACGGGAAGCCGCCGCAAGGCTTTCTGGTGGTCATTCCTCTCCGGAGCCGCCGAGCCCGCCGGGGCGGCGGTCGCGGCGGCGGCGCTTGTGCGTCATATCAACGAAACGGTGCTGGGGTGGGTCCTGGCCGCCGTCGCCGGCATCATGGTCTACATCTCCCTCGACGAGCTCATCCCCGCCTCGCGTGAATACGGCATGGACGCCCATGCCATGCTGGGGGTGACGGCCGGCATGGCGGTGATGGCGCTCAGCCTGTGGTTGCTGTGA
- a CDS encoding signal peptidase I, with protein MRGPFWSRELSLKDLRERNRAAYLLLVVPAWALEGFLLLLFLLLLFSAVNPWLHARVIVSGSMEPTIRTGSMVVVIPREEYRPGEIIAFRDPRIGRNVHRIVDEFERDGERYLVTKGDAVEMPDRFPVPLEEVEGKVVAIFPYLGYVAYLGYFAALVPVALATLRLARRSGARKASS; from the coding sequence ATGAGGGGACCGTTCTGGTCGAGGGAACTATCCCTCAAGGACCTGCGGGAGAGGAACCGGGCCGCCTACCTGCTGCTCGTGGTTCCCGCCTGGGCGCTGGAGGGTTTCCTGCTCCTCCTCTTTCTGCTGCTGCTCTTCTCGGCCGTGAACCCCTGGCTGCACGCGCGGGTGATCGTCTCCGGGTCCATGGAGCCCACCATCCGGACGGGGAGCATGGTGGTGGTAATACCGCGTGAAGAGTACCGTCCGGGCGAGATCATCGCCTTCCGGGACCCCAGGATCGGGAGGAACGTCCACCGTATCGTGGACGAGTTCGAGCGCGACGGAGAGCGGTACCTCGTCACCAAAGGCGACGCGGTGGAGATGCCGGACCGTTTCCCGGTGCCGCTGGAGGAGGTGGAGGGAAAGGTGGTGGCCATCTTCCCCTACCTGGGATATGTCGCCTACCTGGGATACTTCGCCGCCCTGGTCCCGGTGGCCCTGGCGACCCTGCGCCTGGCCAGGAGGTCGGGTGCGCGAAAGGCCTCTTCCTAG
- a CDS encoding MBL fold metallo-hydrolase, with the protein MWLRWLGTAGFEVTSGDVSLLIDPYFTRNPEARPRQALRAGDFPHARAALISHGHFDHAYDVAELVEVSGAEVYASPTVCQSLAARGVPWSRMRPRWGGESDEVGPFRFTAVPAQHVTFDARLMLTTLWKCTPRLAELARLGPSQYPCGQVLGWYLVAEGKRLFHLGSACMPWDLEAEVDVFLVPVQGRTDICEVAAELVRRVRPRVVVPHHHDDFYPPLSRHVDLGPFREGLRRMGLKVEVREPELNRLMEI; encoded by the coding sequence GTGTGGCTGCGCTGGCTGGGAACGGCGGGGTTCGAGGTCACGAGCGGCGATGTCTCCCTGCTCATCGACCCCTATTTCACCCGCAACCCCGAGGCGCGCCCGCGCCAGGCACTGCGGGCAGGCGACTTCCCCCACGCCAGGGCGGCGCTCATCTCTCACGGGCATTTCGACCACGCCTACGACGTGGCCGAGCTGGTGGAGGTGAGCGGGGCGGAGGTGTACGCCTCCCCCACGGTCTGCCAGTCCCTGGCCGCGAGGGGCGTGCCCTGGAGCAGGATGCGCCCGCGCTGGGGCGGGGAGAGCGACGAGGTGGGGCCCTTTCGCTTTACGGCGGTGCCGGCGCAGCACGTGACCTTCGACGCCCGCCTGATGCTTACCACTTTATGGAAGTGCACTCCCCGCCTCGCGGAGCTGGCGCGCCTGGGCCCCTCGCAGTACCCCTGCGGCCAGGTCCTGGGCTGGTACCTGGTGGCGGAGGGAAAACGCCTCTTCCACCTGGGAAGCGCCTGCATGCCCTGGGACCTGGAGGCGGAGGTGGACGTGTTCCTGGTGCCGGTACAGGGAAGGACGGATATCTGCGAGGTGGCGGCGGAGCTGGTGCGCAGGGTAAGGCCCCGCGTGGTCGTCCCCCATCACCACGACGACTTCTACCCGCCCCTCAGCCGCCACGTGGACCTGGGTCCCTTCCGGGAGGGGCTGCGGCGCATGGGCCTTAAGGTGGAGGTGCGCGAGCCGGAGCTCAACCGCCTCATGGAGATCTGA